One stretch of Pararhizobium qamdonense DNA includes these proteins:
- a CDS encoding LOG family protein has product MSEQNTPIRSICVYCGSQPGRDPSFMEAGRILGKSIAENHLRLVYGGGTKGIMGAVASGVLSHGGRVTGIIPEFLMDMEATRHSLGQLSELIVTPDMHERKHKMFERSDAFVTLPGGIGTLEEIVEVMTWAQLGRHRKPIVLVNINGFWDPLMKLIHHMADSGFIHTAHLVQPLVIDQAEEVVPALLAHWASQVDRDGDDGIIAKL; this is encoded by the coding sequence ATGAGCGAGCAAAATACCCCGATTCGATCCATTTGTGTCTATTGCGGCTCCCAGCCGGGGCGCGATCCGTCCTTCATGGAAGCCGGCCGGATTCTTGGCAAATCCATCGCCGAAAATCATCTTCGCCTCGTCTATGGCGGCGGCACGAAAGGCATCATGGGCGCCGTCGCCAGCGGCGTTCTCTCGCATGGCGGCCGTGTTACCGGCATTATACCAGAATTCCTGATGGATATGGAGGCCACCCGTCATTCGCTGGGACAGCTCAGCGAACTGATCGTCACACCCGACATGCATGAGCGCAAGCACAAGATGTTCGAGCGCTCCGATGCCTTCGTCACCCTGCCGGGCGGCATCGGCACGCTGGAGGAAATCGTCGAGGTGATGACCTGGGCGCAGCTCGGCCGCCACCGCAAGCCGATCGTGCTCGTCAACATCAACGGCTTCTGGGATCCGTTGATGAAGCTCATCCACCACATGGCCGATAGCGGCTTCATCCACACCGCCCATCTCGTCCAGCCGCTGGTGATCGATCAAGCCGAGGAAGTCGTGCCGGCACTTTTGGCCCATTGGGCAAGCCAGGTCGACCGCGACGGCGACGACGGGATCATCGCCAAGCTGTGA
- a CDS encoding transcriptional regulator — MSDKNVISEDLSRRIDKLAARSALTRQQIIEDALSHGRSLAWQEKWIEGVQDGIEDADRGNFASAEDIAAVLNRYNAT, encoded by the coding sequence ATGAGCGACAAGAACGTCATTTCCGAGGACCTCAGCCGCCGCATCGACAAGCTGGCAGCCCGCTCTGCCCTGACGCGTCAGCAGATCATCGAGGATGCCCTGTCGCATGGCCGCTCTCTTGCCTGGCAGGAAAAGTGGATCGAGGGCGTGCAGGACGGCATCGAGGATGCTGACCGCGGTAACTTTGCCAGCGCCGAAGACATCGCCGCCGTTCTCAACAGATACAACGCCACGTAA
- the rarD gene encoding EamA family transporter RarD, producing MSDAKQTPAVHNGDSPRGFAFALTAYLLWGVLPFFMKAVAHIPASEVVAHRIVWSVPLAGAVLILLGRTDDIRVALRTPRMLKMAMLTAILVTINWGIYVWAIGAGRALETALGYYINPLFSIFLGAVLLKEKLNPAQIVAIVLAAIAVVVLAFDAGGLPWVSLSLALSWGLYAFFRKTLPVGPNQGFFLEVLLLSIPALCYIAYLEFTGQGHFTDTGWADVGWLLACGVVTAVPLMIYANGAKLLRLSTIGIMQYIAPTMIFIIAVFVFHEPFGTSKLIAFILIWAALAVYSTSMIMESRARRASVPNPAE from the coding sequence ATGTCTGACGCGAAACAAACACCAGCGGTGCACAACGGCGATTCCCCGCGCGGCTTTGCCTTCGCGCTGACTGCCTATCTGCTCTGGGGCGTCCTGCCGTTCTTCATGAAGGCCGTCGCGCATATTCCGGCATCCGAGGTCGTCGCCCACCGGATCGTCTGGTCCGTGCCGCTGGCCGGCGCCGTGCTTATCCTGCTTGGCCGCACCGATGATATCAGGGTGGCGCTGCGCACCCCGCGCATGCTGAAGATGGCGATGCTGACGGCGATCCTGGTCACCATCAACTGGGGCATCTATGTCTGGGCGATCGGGGCGGGGCGGGCGCTGGAAACGGCCCTTGGCTATTACATCAATCCGCTATTCTCGATTTTCCTCGGCGCTGTCCTGTTGAAGGAAAAGCTCAATCCGGCGCAGATCGTCGCCATCGTTCTCGCCGCCATCGCCGTCGTCGTCCTTGCGTTTGACGCGGGCGGCCTGCCGTGGGTTTCCCTCAGTTTGGCGCTATCCTGGGGCTTGTATGCCTTCTTCCGCAAGACGCTGCCCGTCGGCCCCAACCAGGGTTTCTTTCTGGAAGTGCTGCTGCTCAGCATCCCCGCTCTTTGCTATATCGCCTATCTGGAATTCACCGGTCAGGGACATTTCACCGATACCGGCTGGGCCGATGTCGGCTGGCTTCTGGCCTGCGGCGTCGTGACGGCGGTGCCGCTGATGATCTATGCCAACGGCGCCAAGCTGCTGAGGCTCTCCACCATCGGCATCATGCAGTATATCGCCCCGACCATGATCTTCATCATCGCCGTCTTCGTCTTCCACGAGCCCTTCGGCACATCGAAGCTGATCGCCTTCATCCTGATCTGGGCGGCGCTGGCCGTCTATTCGACATCGATGATCATGGAAAGCCGCGCCCGCCGGGCAAGCGTGCCAAATCCGGCCGAGTAG
- a CDS encoding bifunctional 2',3'-cyclic-nucleotide 2'-phosphodiesterase/3'-nucleotidase, whose protein sequence is MSSIPALHPITRRSLLSGAAATSALILLHPFAARAAANQAHLRIMETTDIHVHVFPYDYYGDKPNDTLGLARTASIIDAIRAEAGNSFLVDNGDFLQGNPMGDYMAYQHGMKEGDLHPVIKAMNVLGYEAGTLGNHEFNYGLDYMFKVLGGANFPYVCANLTKGQLAANPKDDDLFFKPYTIVEKTITDGAGAASELKIGIIGFVPPQIMLWDIKNLEGKAQTRDIVEAARAWVPVMKEQGADLIIALSHSGIDGSGQTDRMENASLYLAGVEGIDAVFTGHQHLVFPGPKSFDGIEGVDPVKGTLLGKPAVMAGFWGSHLGLIDLLLERDGNRWRIADFTTEARPIYHREDKKVVADVPDRADILAAASAEHEATLAYVRTPVGKTTAPLYSYFALVADDPSVQIVSNAQTWYIKDMLKDTDYKDLPVLSAAAPFKAGGRGGADYYTDVPAGDIAIKNVADLYLYPNTVQAVVITGAQVKNWLEMSAGMFNTVAPGEKDVALLNTSFPSYNFDIIDGVTYQIDLSQPPKYDGDGKAVNPDSKRIRNLAFEGKPIDPAQKFVVASNNYRAGGGGKFPEIAADKVVFAAPDTNRDVIVRYIIAEGTINPSADGNWSFAPVKGATAVFESGPKARGLIGDVKGAKIEDAGDGADGFAKFRLVL, encoded by the coding sequence ATGTCATCCATCCCTGCGCTCCACCCGATCACACGCCGCTCGCTTCTCAGCGGTGCCGCAGCCACCTCCGCCCTCATCCTGCTGCACCCCTTTGCTGCGCGCGCGGCCGCCAATCAGGCGCATCTGCGCATCATGGAAACCACCGACATCCACGTCCATGTCTTTCCCTACGACTATTACGGCGACAAGCCGAACGACACGCTGGGCCTGGCCCGCACCGCCTCGATCATCGACGCGATCCGCGCCGAGGCCGGCAATTCCTTCCTCGTCGATAATGGCGACTTCCTGCAGGGCAACCCGATGGGCGATTACATGGCCTATCAGCATGGCATGAAGGAAGGCGATCTCCATCCGGTCATCAAGGCGATGAACGTGCTTGGCTACGAGGCGGGAACGCTGGGCAATCACGAGTTCAACTATGGCCTCGACTATATGTTCAAGGTTCTGGGCGGGGCCAATTTCCCGTATGTCTGCGCCAACCTGACGAAGGGCCAGCTTGCCGCCAATCCGAAGGACGACGACCTGTTCTTCAAGCCCTACACGATCGTCGAAAAAACCATTACCGATGGCGCGGGCGCCGCAAGCGAGCTGAAGATCGGCATTATCGGCTTCGTACCGCCGCAGATCATGCTGTGGGATATCAAGAATCTCGAAGGCAAGGCGCAGACCCGCGATATCGTCGAGGCCGCCAGGGCCTGGGTGCCCGTCATGAAGGAGCAAGGCGCCGACCTCATCATCGCGCTTTCGCATTCCGGCATCGACGGTTCGGGCCAGACCGACCGGATGGAGAATGCCTCGCTCTATCTGGCCGGCGTCGAGGGTATCGATGCGGTCTTTACCGGCCACCAGCACCTCGTCTTTCCAGGACCGAAAAGCTTTGACGGCATCGAAGGGGTCGATCCCGTCAAGGGCACGCTGCTTGGCAAACCGGCCGTCATGGCCGGCTTCTGGGGTTCGCATCTCGGCCTCATCGACCTGCTTTTGGAACGGGACGGAAACCGCTGGAGGATCGCCGATTTCACCACCGAGGCGCGGCCGATCTATCACCGCGAGGACAAGAAGGTCGTTGCCGACGTGCCCGACCGCGCCGACATCCTCGCGGCCGCGAGCGCCGAGCATGAGGCAACATTGGCCTATGTCCGCACGCCCGTCGGCAAGACCACGGCCCCGCTCTATTCCTATTTCGCGCTGGTGGCCGACGATCCCTCCGTGCAGATCGTCTCCAATGCCCAGACCTGGTACATCAAGGACATGCTGAAAGACACGGACTACAAGGACCTGCCGGTGCTTTCGGCAGCGGCCCCCTTCAAGGCCGGCGGACGCGGCGGCGCCGATTATTATACCGATGTGCCCGCCGGCGATATCGCCATCAAGAACGTTGCCGATCTCTACCTCTACCCCAATACCGTGCAGGCCGTGGTCATTACCGGGGCGCAGGTGAAGAACTGGCTGGAAATGTCGGCCGGCATGTTCAACACCGTCGCCCCCGGCGAAAAGGACGTGGCGCTCCTCAATACCAGTTTCCCCTCCTACAATTTCGATATCATCGACGGCGTCACCTACCAGATCGACCTGTCGCAACCGCCCAAATATGACGGTGACGGCAAGGCCGTGAACCCGGATTCAAAGCGGATCCGGAACCTCGCGTTCGAGGGAAAGCCGATCGACCCGGCACAGAAATTCGTTGTCGCCTCCAACAACTATCGCGCCGGCGGTGGCGGCAAATTCCCGGAGATCGCCGCCGACAAGGTGGTGTTTGCCGCCCCCGACACCAACCGCGACGTGATCGTCCGCTACATCATCGCCGAGGGCACGATCAACCCGTCAGCCGACGGCAACTGGAGCTTTGCGCCGGTAAAGGGCGCTACGGCAGTGTTCGAGAGTGGTCCGAAGGCGCGCGGCCTGATCGGGGATGTGAAGGGCGCAAAGATCGAGGATGCGGGCGACGGGGCCGATGGGTTTGCGAAATTTCGGTTGGTGTTGTGA
- a CDS encoding ribbon-helix-helix domain-containing protein produces the protein MRTTQSLSITLPLEMAKMVKDKVASGEYATESEVIRDGLRSLAARDAAIEKWLRENVVPIAQQIKSDPGSALSPQDAWKRLQAHMDSPRKGTRLP, from the coding sequence ATGCGAACAACACAATCTCTCAGTATCACCCTGCCGCTCGAAATGGCCAAAATGGTGAAAGACAAGGTCGCGTCCGGTGAATATGCCACCGAGAGCGAGGTCATTCGAGACGGCCTTCGAAGTTTGGCAGCCAGAGATGCCGCGATCGAGAAATGGCTGCGTGAAAACGTTGTACCGATCGCACAACAGATAAAGAGCGATCCTGGCAGCGCCTTATCGCCGCAAGACGCCTGGAAGCGATTACAGGCACATATGGATTCCCCCAGAAAGGGAACCCGTTTGCCGTGA
- a CDS encoding type II toxin-antitoxin system RelE/ParE family toxin, which yields MNYAVSFAPTATADLEDVFDYIAGNSGERIARNYVAEIYGYCLGLDTFPHRGTGRDDLLPGLRLVGFKHQATIAFLIEDTNVFIIRVFYGGRDIRFSDE from the coding sequence GTGAACTATGCGGTCTCCTTCGCCCCGACTGCGACAGCTGATCTCGAAGACGTCTTCGATTACATTGCAGGGAATTCAGGCGAGCGAATTGCGCGCAACTACGTGGCTGAGATCTACGGGTATTGCCTCGGCCTCGACACTTTTCCGCATCGTGGCACGGGCCGGGACGATCTTTTGCCCGGCCTTCGTCTCGTCGGTTTCAAACATCAAGCAACGATTGCTTTTCTCATCGAAGATACAAATGTGTTCATCATCCGCGTCTTTTACGGAGGGCGCGACATTCGATTCTCAGACGAATAA
- the cimA gene encoding citramalate synthase: MTRDRIHLFDTTLRDGQQTPGIDFSVEDKIAIAAMLDDFGMDYVEGGYPGANPTDTEFFSKKRTKNARFVAFGMTKRAGVSASNDPGLTSLLQAQSDAICLVAKSWDYHVRVALGCTNDENLESIQSSVEAVIASGKEAMIDCEHFFDGYKANPSYALACAKTAYDAGARWIVLCDTNGGTQPPEIREIVTAVIAHGVPGAHLGIHAHNDTGQAVANSLAAVEAGVRQIQGTLNGIGERCGNANLVTLIPTLALKEAYTSRFETAIDADRLQELTQLSHSFDELLNRSPDHQMPYVGASAFATKAGIHASALLKDPRTYEHVTPESVGNLRKVMVSDQGGKANFINALKRRGITVSKDDPKLDRLISIVKENEATGYAYEGADASFAILAQRILGSVPDFFHVESFRVMVERRFDANGNLKTVSEAVVKVSVDGEATMSVAEGHGPVNALDLALRKDLGKYQSEIEDLELVDYKVRILNGGTEAITRVLIESVDGTGARWWTVGVSDNIIDASFQALMDSIVFKLLKNRDQAGLAAAE, encoded by the coding sequence ATGACCCGCGACCGCATCCACCTCTTCGACACCACGCTGCGCGATGGCCAGCAGACGCCGGGCATTGATTTTTCCGTCGAGGACAAGATCGCGATTGCAGCGATGCTGGATGATTTTGGCATGGATTATGTTGAAGGCGGCTATCCCGGTGCCAATCCGACCGATACCGAATTCTTCAGCAAAAAGCGCACGAAGAACGCGCGTTTCGTCGCCTTCGGCATGACCAAGCGCGCCGGCGTGTCCGCCTCCAACGATCCGGGGCTGACCAGCCTTTTGCAGGCGCAGAGCGACGCGATCTGTCTTGTCGCCAAGAGCTGGGACTATCACGTCCGCGTCGCACTTGGCTGCACCAACGACGAAAATCTCGAATCGATCCAGTCCTCGGTCGAGGCTGTCATTGCCTCCGGCAAGGAAGCGATGATCGACTGCGAGCATTTCTTCGACGGCTACAAGGCCAATCCGTCCTATGCGCTGGCCTGCGCCAAAACCGCCTACGATGCCGGCGCCCGCTGGATCGTGCTGTGCGATACCAATGGCGGCACCCAGCCGCCGGAAATCCGCGAGATCGTCACGGCCGTCATTGCCCATGGCGTGCCCGGCGCCCATCTCGGCATCCATGCGCATAACGACACGGGCCAGGCGGTCGCCAATTCGCTGGCCGCCGTCGAGGCAGGCGTGCGCCAGATCCAGGGTACGCTGAACGGCATCGGCGAGCGTTGCGGCAATGCCAATCTGGTGACGCTGATCCCGACGCTGGCGCTGAAGGAAGCCTATACCAGCCGTTTCGAAACGGCGATCGATGCCGACCGGCTGCAGGAACTGACCCAACTGTCGCATTCCTTCGACGAGCTCCTCAACCGCTCGCCGGACCACCAGATGCCCTATGTCGGCGCGTCTGCCTTTGCCACCAAGGCCGGCATCCATGCGTCTGCTTTGTTGAAAGACCCGCGCACCTATGAGCATGTGACGCCCGAAAGCGTCGGCAACCTGCGCAAGGTCATGGTGTCCGACCAGGGCGGCAAGGCCAATTTCATCAACGCTCTGAAACGCCGCGGCATCACCGTCTCCAAGGACGACCCGAAGCTCGACCGGCTGATTTCCATCGTCAAGGAAAACGAGGCCACCGGCTATGCCTATGAAGGCGCCGACGCGAGCTTTGCCATCCTTGCCCAGCGAATCCTCGGTTCGGTGCCGGATTTCTTCCATGTCGAAAGCTTTCGCGTCATGGTCGAACGCCGCTTCGATGCCAATGGCAACCTGAAGACCGTTTCGGAAGCGGTGGTCAAGGTCTCGGTCGATGGTGAGGCTACCATGTCGGTCGCCGAGGGCCACGGCCCCGTCAACGCACTGGATCTTGCGCTGCGCAAGGATCTCGGCAAATACCAGTCGGAGATCGAGGATCTCGAACTGGTGGACTACAAGGTTCGTATCCTCAACGGCGGCACCGAGGCCATCACCCGCGTCCTCATCGAATCCGTCGATGGGACCGGCGCCCGCTGGTGGACGGTAGGCGTCTCCGACAACATTATCGACGCGTCTTTCCAGGCGCTGATGGATTCGATCGTGTTCAAGCTGTTGAAGAACCGCGATCAGGCGGGACTGGCGGCGGCGGAGTAG
- the pip gene encoding prolyl aminopeptidase, which produces MTEIFRTLYPEIEAYASGHLDVGDGHMVYWEKSGTPGAKPAVFLHGGPGGTISPSHRRLFDPKLYDVTLFDQRGCGKSTPHAELDANTTWHLVDDIERLREMAGVEQWLVFGGSWGSTLALAYAQKHPQRVSELVVRGIYTLTKAELDWYYQFGVSQMFPDKWERFLAPIPENERHEMMLAYHRRLTSDDRATRLAAAKAWSIWEGETITLLPEPSTSTPFEQEDYAHAFARIENHYFVNAGWLDEGQLLRDAHKLHGIPGVIIHGRYDMPCPATYAWALHKAWPEAEFHLIEGAGHAYSEPGILDQLIRATDRFAGKV; this is translated from the coding sequence ATGACCGAAATTTTCCGCACGCTCTATCCTGAAATCGAGGCCTATGCCTCCGGCCATCTCGACGTTGGCGACGGCCACATGGTCTATTGGGAAAAGTCCGGCACACCGGGGGCCAAGCCCGCCGTTTTTCTGCATGGCGGCCCCGGCGGCACGATCTCGCCCAGCCATCGCCGCCTGTTCGATCCGAAGCTCTATGACGTCACGCTGTTCGACCAGCGCGGTTGCGGCAAGTCGACGCCGCATGCGGAACTGGACGCCAACACCACCTGGCATCTGGTCGATGATATCGAGCGGCTGCGCGAGATGGCCGGTGTCGAGCAATGGCTTGTCTTCGGCGGCTCATGGGGCTCGACGCTGGCTTTGGCCTATGCGCAGAAGCATCCGCAGCGCGTGTCCGAGCTTGTCGTGCGCGGCATCTATACGCTGACCAAGGCCGAGCTGGACTGGTACTATCAGTTCGGCGTCTCGCAAATGTTCCCCGACAAATGGGAACGCTTCCTGGCGCCGATCCCGGAAAACGAACGCCATGAAATGATGCTTGCCTATCACCGGCGCCTGACCAGCGATGACCGCGCGACCCGTCTTGCCGCCGCCAAGGCCTGGAGCATCTGGGAGGGCGAGACGATCACGCTTCTGCCGGAGCCGTCGACCTCGACGCCGTTCGAGCAGGAAGACTATGCCCACGCCTTTGCCCGCATCGAAAACCACTATTTCGTCAATGCCGGCTGGCTGGACGAGGGGCAGCTGTTGCGCGATGCGCACAAGCTCCACGGCATCCCCGGCGTCATTATCCACGGCCGCTACGACATGCCATGCCCGGCGACCTATGCCTGGGCGCTGCACAAGGCCTGGCCGGAAGCCGAATTCCACCTGATCGAAGGCGCTGGGCATGCCTATTCCGAGCCCGGCATTCTCGACCAGCTGATCCGGGCGACGGACCGGTTTGCCGGGAAGGTTTAA
- a CDS encoding GFA family protein, translated as MTETTRTGGCQCGAVRFKIHGALGRPSICHCRMCQKAFGGFFSPLVTVKGETEWTRGEPTYFQSSINIARGFCAACGTPLTYKHPGGLEIAIGAFDDRSDLAPQIQVNFAARNAWVTTIFDQPVHEDPDFYMRQEQIISFQHPDHDTQVWPQFPDA; from the coding sequence ATGACAGAGACGACGAGAACCGGGGGCTGCCAGTGCGGCGCCGTTCGCTTCAAGATCCATGGTGCGCTCGGCCGCCCCTCGATCTGCCATTGCCGCATGTGCCAGAAGGCCTTCGGCGGCTTTTTCAGCCCACTCGTCACCGTCAAGGGCGAGACGGAATGGACCCGCGGCGAGCCCACCTATTTCCAGTCTTCCATCAATATTGCCCGCGGCTTCTGTGCTGCCTGCGGCACGCCCTTGACCTATAAACATCCCGGCGGGCTGGAAATCGCCATCGGCGCCTTCGATGACCGCAGCGATCTCGCGCCGCAGATCCAAGTCAATTTCGCCGCCCGCAATGCCTGGGTGACGACGATCTTTGACCAGCCGGTGCATGAGGACCCCGACTTTTACATGCGGCAGGAGCAGATCATCTCCTTCCAGCATCCCGACCACGATACGCAGGTCTGGCCGCAATTTCCCGATGCCTGA
- a CDS encoding GFA family protein, giving the protein MSIGRIYTGGCQCGAVRYRAQGTLGDPHLCHCRMCQKASGNYFMPLANVPRVSFSITRGAPGWFRSSHLVRRGFCFLCGTPLFYDMPEADFINIVLGSLDDPYDVRPLTQSGVESRMPWFSHLPGLPGTETDDGSEASAERHIAILESNRQHPDYDTQHWPSED; this is encoded by the coding sequence ATGAGCATCGGCCGCATCTATACCGGCGGCTGCCAGTGCGGCGCGGTGCGTTACCGGGCGCAGGGAACGCTTGGAGATCCGCATCTCTGTCACTGCCGCATGTGCCAGAAGGCATCCGGCAACTATTTCATGCCACTCGCCAATGTGCCGCGCGTCAGCTTCTCCATCACCCGTGGCGCGCCGGGCTGGTTCCGCTCGTCGCATCTGGTGCGGCGTGGTTTCTGTTTTCTGTGCGGCACACCGCTGTTTTACGATATGCCGGAAGCCGATTTCATCAATATCGTGCTGGGCTCGCTTGATGATCCCTATGATGTGCGACCACTGACCCAATCCGGCGTCGAATCGCGCATGCCGTGGTTTTCGCATCTGCCGGGATTGCCGGGCACAGAAACGGATGACGGCAGCGAGGCAAGCGCGGAGCGGCATATCGCCATTCTGGAATCCAACCGCCAGCATCCCGACTATGATACGCAACATTGGCCATCGGAGGACTGA
- a CDS encoding GFA family protein, with the protein MTGPVHTGGCQCGAVRFRVEGELGDASVCHCRMCQKAAGNFYLPLVSVRQAKLSWTRGEPKRFQSSNAASRGFCSDCGTPLTYEAPDGVALTIAAFDRPEGIVPVIQWGIEAKLPYADHIPQLPGEDTMADQDATSFLADLVSYQHPDHDTETWPPGEQK; encoded by the coding sequence ATGACCGGTCCCGTCCATACCGGTGGCTGCCAATGCGGCGCCGTGCGCTTCCGCGTCGAGGGTGAGCTTGGCGATGCTTCCGTCTGCCATTGCCGCATGTGCCAGAAGGCTGCGGGAAATTTCTATCTGCCGCTGGTTTCCGTGCGCCAGGCAAAGCTGTCCTGGACACGCGGCGAACCCAAACGCTTTCAGTCTTCCAATGCTGCGTCACGCGGCTTTTGCAGCGATTGCGGCACGCCGCTCACCTATGAAGCGCCGGATGGCGTGGCGCTGACCATCGCCGCCTTCGACAGGCCGGAAGGTATCGTGCCCGTGATTCAGTGGGGCATCGAGGCCAAGCTGCCCTATGCCGACCACATCCCGCAACTGCCGGGCGAAGACACTATGGCCGATCAGGATGCCACATCGTTCCTTGCCGATCTCGTCTCCTATCAGCATCCCGACCACGATACGGAAACATGGCCGCCGGGAGAGCAAAAATGA
- a CDS encoding type II toxin-antitoxin system VapC family toxin: protein MLDTNILSDTIRNPFGVASQYMERVSEDALCVSAIVASEMRYGIRKKGSPRLSYLVENTLSRIAILPYDDAASQSYSVIRTALERQGKSIGLADLLIAAHALSLGLTIVTNNTREFSRVEGLTIENWLAAEEHP, encoded by the coding sequence ATGCTCGATACGAACATTCTCTCGGATACGATCCGCAATCCGTTTGGCGTTGCCAGCCAGTATATGGAGCGGGTCAGTGAGGATGCGCTTTGCGTGAGCGCCATCGTTGCCTCCGAGATGCGTTACGGGATCAGGAAAAAGGGATCGCCCCGGCTATCCTATCTCGTCGAGAATACTTTATCCCGCATCGCCATCCTTCCTTATGACGACGCGGCCTCGCAGAGCTACAGCGTCATACGCACTGCTCTGGAACGTCAGGGCAAATCGATCGGCTTGGCCGACCTCTTGATCGCCGCCCATGCACTGTCGCTTGGTCTGACCATCGTCACAAACAACACCCGTGAATTTTCGCGGGTCGAGGGTTTGACGATTGAAAACTGGCTGGCGGCGGAGGAGCATCCATGA
- a CDS encoding antitoxin, producing MTVIHVDEGREVKLFRNGRNQAVRIPVEFELPGNEAIMRKEGDCLIIEPKKKSGLLEWLRAQEPLDEEFPDLDEKSPPPKDFDL from the coding sequence ATGACTGTGATCCATGTGGATGAGGGACGCGAGGTCAAACTCTTTCGCAACGGCCGTAACCAGGCCGTCCGCATTCCCGTGGAATTCGAACTGCCGGGAAACGAGGCGATCATGCGCAAGGAAGGCGACTGCTTGATCATCGAGCCGAAAAAGAAGAGCGGATTGCTGGAATGGCTTCGGGCGCAGGAGCCGCTGGACGAGGAGTTCCCTGATCTGGATGAAAAGAGCCCTCCGCCGAAGGATTTCGATCTGTGA
- the cysS gene encoding cysteine--tRNA ligase, translating into MDELPELKLYNTLTREKAVFAPIDPGNVRMYVCGPTVYDFAHIGNARPVIVFDVLYRLLRHVYGASHVTYARNITDVDDKINARALRDFPNLPLNDAIRAVTEKTETQFLDDAKALGTLEPDVQPRATDNIAQMIEIIEALIAKGHAYAAGEDVLFDTRSMADYGQLSKRNLEEQQAGARIAVDAHKKNPQDFVLWKLSSDNEPGWESPWGRGRPGWHIECSAMSQRYLGETFDIHGGGLDLIFPHHENEIAQSRCAHGTQVMANVWMHNGFVQVEGRKMSKSDGNFVTIHDLLHTENFGGRKWPGPVLRLAMLMTHYREPIDFSMKRLEEAERLLAKWPAGKPGDAAPDASVLAALADDINTVAAVQALHALASAANADPSVLPVFAASAALLGVLPQETEVDGAVASAVDALVAMRLEMLKARNFAEADKIRDDLAAKGIQLKDGKDAQTGERVTAWEVKR; encoded by the coding sequence ATGGACGAACTGCCGGAATTGAAATTGTACAACACGCTGACGCGGGAGAAGGCGGTCTTTGCGCCGATCGATCCCGGCAATGTCCGCATGTATGTCTGCGGCCCGACGGTCTATGACTTCGCCCATATCGGCAATGCCCGCCCGGTCATCGTCTTTGATGTGCTCTACCGGCTGCTGCGCCATGTCTATGGCGCAAGCCATGTGACCTATGCCCGCAACATCACCGACGTCGATGACAAGATCAATGCGCGGGCGCTGCGGGATTTCCCCAACCTGCCGCTGAACGACGCCATCCGCGCTGTAACCGAAAAGACCGAAACGCAGTTTCTGGACGATGCCAAGGCACTCGGCACGCTGGAGCCGGACGTACAGCCGCGCGCCACCGACAATATTGCTCAGATGATCGAGATCATCGAGGCGCTGATTGCCAAGGGCCACGCCTATGCGGCGGGTGAAGACGTGCTGTTCGATACCCGCTCCATGGCGGACTATGGGCAATTGTCGAAGCGCAATCTCGAAGAACAGCAGGCCGGCGCCCGCATCGCCGTCGATGCGCACAAGAAGAACCCGCAGGATTTCGTGCTGTGGAAACTCTCGTCCGACAATGAGCCCGGCTGGGAAAGCCCGTGGGGCAGGGGGCGTCCGGGCTGGCATATCGAATGCTCGGCGATGAGCCAGCGCTATCTCGGCGAAACCTTCGATATCCATGGCGGCGGGCTGGACCTGATCTTCCCGCACCACGAAAACGAGATCGCCCAGTCGCGTTGCGCCCATGGCACCCAAGTGATGGCCAATGTCTGGATGCACAACGGCTTCGTGCAGGTCGAAGGCCGCAAGATGTCGAAATCGGACGGCAATTTCGTCACCATCCATGACCTGCTGCACACCGAGAATTTTGGCGGCCGCAAATGGCCGGGCCCGGTGCTGCGCCTGGCCATGCTGATGACGCATTACCGCGAACCGATCGATTTTTCGATGAAGCGGCTGGAGGAGGCCGAGCGCCTGCTGGCCAAATGGCCTGCCGGAAAGCCCGGCGATGCCGCCCCGGACGCGTCCGTGCTCGCCGCCCTGGCCGATGATATCAACACGGTCGCAGCGGTGCAGGCCCTGCATGCACTGGCTTCCGCCGCCAATGCCGACCCTTCCGTGCTGCCGGTTTTTGCCGCTAGTGCGGCTCTGCTCGGTGTTTTGCCGCAGGAGACGGAAGTCGATGGCGCGGTAGCATCGGCCGTTGACGCGCTGGTGGCCATGCGGCTTGAAATGCTGAAGGCCAGGAACTTCGCCGAAGCCGACAAGATCCGCGACGATCTCGCCGCCAAGGGCATCCAGCTCAAGGACGGCAAGGATGCTCAGACGGGAGAACGGGTCACGGCGTGGGAGGTCAAGCGCTGA